The Salvia miltiorrhiza cultivar Shanhuang (shh) chromosome 1, IMPLAD_Smil_shh, whole genome shotgun sequence genome has a window encoding:
- the LOC130985667 gene encoding cyclin-dependent kinase F-1, which yields MEQPPSKSWSIHTRREITAKYEILERVGSGAYSDVYKARRRSDSTTVALKEVHDYQSAFREIEALQTLHNCPNVVLLHEYFWSDDEDAVLVLEYLPTDLSAVVKAAKKDWDGGITVGELKRWMVQILRGVDACHRNSIVHRDLKPSNLLISADGILKIADFGQARILLAPGFLDEGAYDQLAEQPSSNQAAFPQPAEILPRLDGHVIQEHVEKSSEKGAAEPEDLRMGEFPNDGDEESVTHDGAASCLATCTTSDLEDPFQHSYSYEGEEGRVDGNGPLTSCVGTRWFRAPELLYGSTNYGLEIDLWSLGCIFGELLSLEPLFPGTSDIDQLGKIFSVLGNLTEEVWPGCVHLPDYNIISFGKVEKSTGIEACLINRSPDEVLLVKKLLNYDPASRATAMELLHDKYLIEEPLPVPISELRVPPKHGSPDEDSSVNWKDYEGLESDSDFEDFGPSAVTTTENGFSIRFS from the exons ATGGAGCAGCCGCCGTCGAAGAGCTGGAGCATCCACACGCGCCGCGAGATCACCGCCAAGTACGAGATCCTTGAGCGCGTGGGCTCCGGCGCCTACTCCGACGTCTACAAGGCCCGCCGCCGCTCCGACTCCACCACCGTCGCCCTGAAGGAGGTGCACGACTACCAGTCCGCCTTCCGTGAGATCGAGGCCCTCCAGACGCTCCACAACTGCCCCAATGTTGTCCTCCTCCACGAGTACTTCTGGAGCGACGACGAGGACGCCGTTTTGGTGCTCGAGTACCTGCCCACCGACCTCTCTGCCGTCGTCAAGGCCGCCAAGAAGGACTGGGACGGTGGGATCACAGTCGGCGAGCTCAAGCGCTGGATGGTGCAGATTTTGCGCGGGGTCGACGCCTGCCACCGCAATTCGATTGTTCACAGGGATTTGAAGCCATCCAATCTGCTTATTTCTGCCGACGGAATCCTCAAAATCGCCGATTTTGGCCAG GCTAGGATACTTCTTGCACCTGGATTTCTTGATGAGGGTGCTTATGATCAGTTGGCCGAGCAGCCTTCGTCAAATCAAGCAGCTTTTCCTCAACCAGCTGAAATCCTTCCCAGACTAGATGGTCATGTCATTCAAGAACATGTGGAAAAGAGCAGTGAAAAGGGGGCTGCAGAGCCAGAAGACCTCAGAATGGGTGAGTTTCCCAATGATGGTGATGAAGAAAGCGTAACTCATGATGGAGCTGCTTCTTGTCTCGCTACATGCACGACAAGTGATCTCGAGGACCCTTTCCAGCATTCTTATTCTTATGAAGGTGAGGAGGGCCGGGTTGATGGGAATGGTCCTCTTACCTCCTGTGTTGGAACTCGGTGGTTTAGAGCCCCAGAGCTACTTTATGGTTCCACAAACTATGGGCTGGAGATTGATCTGTGGTCACTCGGTTGTATTTTTGGCGAGCTTCTGAGTCTCGAACCATTATTCCCGGGCACTTCAGATATTGATCAGCTGGGTAAAATTTTCAGTGTTTTGGGTAACTTGACTGAGGAGGTTTGGCCTGGTTGTGTACATCTTCCAGACTACAACATAATCTCATTTGGTAAAGTTGAAAAATCGACTGGTATAGAAGCATGCCTCATCAATCGATCTCCTGATGAGGTTCTTCTTGTGAAAAAGCTATTAAATTATGACCCAGCTAGCAGAGCTACTGCGATGGAATTGCTTCATGATAAGTATTTGATCGAAGAACCGTTACCGGTTCCTATATCAGAGTTGAGGGTTCCCCCTAAACATGGGAGTCCTGATGAGGATTCCTCTGTTAATTGGAAGGATTACGAAGGTCTTGAATCAGATTCGGATTTTGAAGATTTCGGCCCCTCAGCTGTCACTACCACAGAAAACGGCTTCTCAATTCGCTTCTCTTAA